One genomic region from Leishmania braziliensis MHOM/BR/75/M2904 complete genome, chromosome 35 encodes:
- a CDS encoding putative phosphatidylinositol-4-phosphate 5-kinase-like yields MESRDEHARASVDDIKGEGVVHQCEGIVPSSATLSSRGNGTEKELQMRRLQRENHLLRLQLLKLREQQHQLLHTSAATTCPASHGALAVLDVVEAAAPECAVAPPLLAPQQVLSDTTEEEEASTLRARMLQRREERQQRAMVVRSLLHNVQHLHNELSQQQQQLEAGQRNSDGTVTAVSPASPLLETALAEPMESAAAAKLNTIQDAYDEMVQRHALSTSPSPALSALALPDKPACVGTRAVDDLSAEALLQRFQLRKSQRLLRLEQLLGPEYDAAGSAAAGSRCENDNTEMMPLGAAPQSADTGQRGEWGPSSLISSAAAEDGGVKGIDGDTGSGSLPRRPGRAGESGHSTTAAAIAPCAGPTKNPNQIGRAVSDAVKNNSWYLCKVLEAALLDTIQARPTNETPVLTLSTSSEKHNPLGLHSRAASLADTSSFSSSPASATSLCSPIVSGAAASGAYVSTTLTTGAAPAILQPESIATSPTSMKVPQLLYPKGVSDTALKRAIEESLLLPFRCMQDSPRRLTPSQAAEESLPAFEAENRDAELRRCFAEGASKDLLLISGTHREDNVEGIAAGNDGEPPEGADMLGANDENLDPFARLLLARLSANLPATTAKSEKKNKQPRQYGSSRDESMQSSSMSLGASAVPSPTRSKAGVAFVAAAGSDRRVHAPKKHFSRLDEVQVEMHAPVIFNQIRDFLRMDVDRFRRAFAPTSPAQPDADGAEATSTPRRRAVQAHQRRRVGVSVGADEATAWRISVSPGKSGTTLLYFSDFVMKTVRPRELDFLLRKFLPAYVRYCERNPHTLLPRFYALATLRWWKAGVVQHFVLMQNVFATPYYIHRIYDVKGSTVNRTALQPGKPPPRTAFGALLLKDNDLPPQLIMCGTYQRAIMLAQLRSDVGFLRQLNVVDYSCMIGVRSRLFSLKEGPSKTLLLLRRQHNNTHMDHFGGRINNVGDVATQETNGRTPSEVMCVTGETASANGQSIGMWAVDPTLSTSSADAQQRGSDDDVYVCIHGCDGGLLSLPIYTPGDDSTAREEVYYLGIIDVLQTYNSAKKLESFAKGFVSDRRAISVIAPDKYAERLYNVLERITV; encoded by the coding sequence ATGGAGTCGCGCGATGAGCATGCCAGGGCCTCAGTGGATGACATCAAGGGTGAAGGTGTTGTCCATCAGTGCGAAGGTATTGTACCTTCCTCGGCAACTCTGTCTTCGCGCGGCAACGGGACGGAGAAAGAGCTGCAGATGCGCCGACTCCAGCGTGAGAATCATCTCCTGCGGTTGCAACTCCTCaagctgcgcgagcagcagcaccagctaCTTCACACcagtgcggcgacaacgTGTCCGGCCTCCCATGGTGCTCTAGCCGTATTAGACGTCgtagaggcggcggcgccggagTGCGCGGTAGCCCCACCCCTGctggcgccgcagcaggtgctCTCTGACACAaccgaagaagaagaagctaGCACCCTACGCGCCCGCATGTTGCagcggagagaagaaagacagcagcgcgccatgGTGGTGCGGTCGCTACTGCACAACGTTCAGCATCTTCACAACGAGCTCtctcaacagcagcagcaacttgAGGCGGGACAGAGGAACTCGGACGGCACCGTCACGGCAGTCTCGCCCGCGTCTCCACTTCTAGAAACGGCACTGGCAGAGCCGATGGAgtcggcagctgcggcaaaGCTCAACACCATCCAGGACGCCTACGATGAAATGGTCCAGCGACATGCATTGTCAACCAGCCCTTCCCCAGCGTTATCTGCGCTGGCGTTGCCGGACAAGCCTGCCTGCGTCGGCACGCGCGCCGTCGACGACTTGTcggccgaggcgctgctgcagcgctttcAGCTCCGCAAGTCACAGCGCTTGCTGCGGCTGGAGCAGCTGTTGGGCCCTGAGTACGATGCGGCAgggagcgctgccgctgggtCACGCTGTGAAAATGACAATACGGAAATGATGCCTCTCGGTGCCGCGCCCCAGAGTGCAGATACCGGGCAACGTGGAGAGTGGGGGCCATCCTCTCTCATtagcagcgcggcagcggaaGATGGCGGGGTGAAGGGGATTGACGGCGACACCGGGAGCGGCAGCCTGCCTCGGCGCCCCGGCCGTGCCGGGGAAAGCGGTCACAGTACAACAGCAGCCGCTATAGCCCCATGCGCTGGGCCCACGAAGAACCCGAATCAAATTGGCCGTGCTGTGAGCGACGCTGTGAAAAACAACAGCTGGTACCTCTGCAAAGTACTGGAGGCGGCACTGCTCGACACAATTCAAGCGCGGCCGACAAACGAGACACCCGTGTTGACACTGTCGACCTCGTCGGAGAAGCACAATCCACTTGGCTTACACTCTAGGGCAGCGTCGCTTGCAGACACGTCatcgttctcctcctcgcctgcCTCAGCTACTTCACTATGCAGTCCTATCGTCAGTGGGGCTGCTGCAAGCGGCGCCTACGTCTCCACGACCCTGACGACCGGAGCCGCGCCTGCAATACTGCAGCCAGAATCGATCGCGACTTCTCCAACCTCCATGAAGGTCCCCCAGCTGCTCTACCCCAAGGGTGTGAGTGACACGGCGCTGAAGCGGGCTATCGAGGAGTCGCTGCTCCTGCCCTTTCGCTGCATGCAAGACTCACCACGGCGTTTGACGCCATcacaggcggcggaggagagtTTACCGGCGTTCGAGGCAGAGAACCGTGacgcagagctgcgccgtTGCTTTGCGGAAGGTGCCAGCAAGGATTTGTTGCTCATCAGCGGTACGCATCGCGAGGACAACGTAGAAGGCATCGCAGCTGGAAATGACGGCGAGCCTCCCGAGGGGGCCGATATGCTAGGCGCCAACGACGAGAACCTCGACCCGTTCGCCCGTCTGCTGCTCGCACGTCTCTCCGCCAATTTACCTGCGACCACCGCCAAGTCAGAGAAGAAGAATAAGCAACCGAGACagtacggcagcagcagggatgAGTCCATGCAGTCGTCCTCCATGTCCCTCGGCGCGTCTGCGGTACCCAGTCCCACAAGATCGAAGGCTGGTGTTGCCTTcgtggcggcagctggcAGTGACCGCCGCGTGCACGCCCCCAAGAAGCACTTTAGTCGCCTCGATGAGGTGCAGGTTGAGATGCACGCACCGGTCATCTTCAACCAAATCCGCGACTTCCTGCGCATGGACGTGGACCGTTTTCGGCGCGCCTTTGCACCAACCTCGCCGGCGCAGCCCGATGCAGACGGCGCTGAAGCAACGAGCACTCCGCGCCGGCGCGCGGTCCAGGCACATCAACGTCGTCGTGTCGGTGTCTCGGTCGGTGCGGACGAGGCCACCGCGTGGCGCATCAGTGTGTCGCCTGGCAAGAGCGGGACAACCTTGCTGTACTTTAGCGACTTTGTCATGAAGACGGTCCGGCCCAGGGAACTGGACTTCCTACTGCGCAAGTTCCTGCCAGCGTATGTGCGGTACTGCGAGCGCAACCCGCatacgctgctgccgcgcttcTACGCGCTAGCgacgctgcggtggtggaaggCTGGTGTGGTGCAGCACTTTGTACTCATGCAGAATGTCTTCGCAACACCGTACTACATTCACCGTATCTACGATGTGAAGGGCAGCACAGTGAACCGGACAGCGCTCCAGCCGGGCaaaccgccgccgcgtacGGCCTTCGGGGCGCTCCTGCTCAAGGACAACGACCTACCTCCGCAGCTCATTATGTGTGGCACGTATCAGCGCGCCATCATGCTCGCCCAGTTACGCTCCGACGTTGGCTTCTTGCGCCAACTCAACGTGGTGGACTACAGCTGTATGATCGGTGTCCGTAGTcgtctcttctccctcaaAGAGGGACCCTCCAAGACGCTTCTGCTCCTGCGCCGGCAGCACAACAACACCCACATGGACCACTTCGGCGGCCGCATTAACAATGTCGGCGATGTCGCCACACAGGAAACCAACGGAAGAACGCCCAGTGAGGTCATGTGCGTGACTGGCGAAACGGCCTCTGCAAACGGGCAGAGCATCGGCATGTGGGCGGTGGACCCGACGCTGTCGACGTCCTCCGCCGATGCGCAGCAACGCGGCTCTGACGATGATGTCTACGTCTGCATCCACGGGTGTGATGGTGGattgctgtcgctgccgatCTACACCCCTGGTGACGACTCGACCGCGCGTGAGGAGGTATATTACCTTGGCATTATTGATGTACTGCAGACGTACAACTCCGCCAAGAAGTTGGAGAGCTTCGCGAAAGGATTTGTCAGCGACCGGCGTGCCATTAGCGTGATTGCCCCAGATAAGTATGCGGAGAGGCTGTACAATGTGCTGGAGCGCATCACAGTGTAG
- a CDS encoding conserved SNF-7-like protein: protein MNRLFGKANSTPKPTLEDASNRISGRSDVVDARISKIDAELMKVKEQIQRSRGMTQSRYKQRAVQLLQQKRMYQNQQDMMMQQQFNVDQLQFTTETVKDTQVQVAAMKQANKELRKGMKKLNIDKVEDLQDELADLYMDTQEIQEIMGRAYDVPEDIDEDEMLGELDALDFDMEKENDADYLADALSMPGTKLPDVPTGNKVDGGGQESNTVDPYSLEAQLGL from the coding sequence ATGAACCGCCTCTTCGGTAAGGCCAACAGCACCCCCAAGCCAACCTTGGAGGATGCCAGCAATCGCATCAGCGGCCGCTCAGACGTCGTTGATGCCCGCATTTCCAAGATCGATGCGGAGCTGATGAAGGTGAAGGAGCAGATCCAGCGGTCGCGCGGCATGACGCAGAGCCGCTACAAGCAGCGAGCGGTGCAGTTGCTTCAGCAGAAGCGCATGTACCAGAACCAACAGGACATgatgatgcagcagcagttcaACGTGGACCAGCTACAGTTTACGACAGAGACAGTGAAGGACACGCAGGTACAGGTGGCGGCAATGAAGCAGGCGAacaaggagctgcgcaagggCATGAAGAAGCTGAACATTGACAAAGTGGAGGACTTGCAGGATGAGCTCGCCGACCTGTACATGGACACGCAGGAGATTCAAGAAATCATGGGCCGCGCCTACGATGTGCCGGAGGACATCGATGAGGACGAGATGCTCGGCGAGCTGGACGCGCTCGACTTCGACATGGAGAAGGAAAATGACGCAGATTACCTGGCTGACGCACTGTCTATGCCCGGTACGAAGCTGCCTGACGTGCCGACGGGCAACAAGGTGGATGGGGGTGGTCAGGAGTCGAACACGGTGGACCCGTATAGCctcgaggcgcagctggGCTTGTAG